One genomic region from Sphingobacterium sp. UGAL515B_05 encodes:
- a CDS encoding alginate export family protein → MKLNAENRSYFERSEIFSADMGPVPKDTLGDWLLERIKNIPLNEKRDSYLSFGGQFRPRMETTRHANWSRSAEANENYYSQRIQFYADVHLKKHLRFYGQLQHGLISRKEPVYTQSDKLDLNQAFVDLTFNVTPRALLTIRTGRQEVFLGTGRLMATREGLNIRRSFDMERIMYEEKKFSSQAWYGREVRVPTGIFDNSSAHGAYTWGVYNVLKSSELVGGSTDFYYFGYKADNKYNAGGGHETRNTIGFRRSGLIANRFRYNSEVNYQFGSLADKRIRAFSIEGDWHYIKKLQETAMDYGIKLDYISGDSKVDDNHLGTFNPMFNNPAYFGLINQIAAMNMFDVHPSVEFVFRDKFKTILEADFYWRAQLDDGLYSSSRALLRRGDQTNARYIGWQPGVKLEYRFAPNLLLSSETYFFAAGQFIKQTGESASTFYNALTLKIDL, encoded by the coding sequence ATGAAACTTAATGCCGAAAATCGGTCTTATTTTGAAAGATCTGAAATTTTCTCAGCGGATATGGGGCCTGTCCCAAAAGACACACTGGGAGATTGGCTGCTGGAACGGATAAAAAATATTCCGCTGAATGAGAAAAGAGATAGTTACTTAAGTTTTGGAGGGCAATTTCGACCGCGGATGGAAACAACCCGCCATGCCAATTGGAGTAGATCCGCTGAAGCAAATGAAAACTATTACTCCCAGCGAATTCAATTTTATGCAGACGTACACTTAAAAAAACACCTCCGTTTTTATGGGCAGTTGCAGCATGGCTTGATCTCAAGAAAGGAACCCGTCTACACACAAAGTGATAAATTGGACTTGAATCAGGCCTTTGTCGATTTGACATTCAACGTCACTCCTAGAGCTTTACTGACCATTCGAACTGGGCGACAGGAAGTCTTCTTGGGGACAGGCAGGTTAATGGCAACCCGCGAAGGACTCAATATACGTCGGAGCTTTGATATGGAGCGCATTATGTATGAGGAAAAGAAATTTTCGAGTCAAGCCTGGTACGGCCGTGAAGTAAGAGTGCCTACAGGAATATTTGACAACTCTTCCGCACATGGAGCGTATACCTGGGGAGTTTATAATGTATTAAAATCAAGTGAACTTGTTGGGGGATCTACAGATTTTTATTATTTCGGTTATAAAGCCGACAATAAATACAATGCAGGCGGCGGCCATGAAACAAGGAATACCATTGGCTTTCGTCGTTCGGGGTTAATTGCCAATCGTTTTCGGTATAATTCCGAGGTAAACTATCAGTTTGGTAGTCTTGCAGATAAACGTATTCGAGCATTTTCAATCGAAGGGGATTGGCATTATATTAAGAAATTGCAAGAAACTGCAATGGACTATGGGATCAAGTTGGATTATATTTCGGGCGATAGTAAAGTTGATGATAACCATTTGGGTACTTTTAATCCGATGTTTAACAATCCTGCATATTTTGGTTTGATCAACCAAATTGCGGCCATGAATATGTTCGATGTTCATCCTTCGGTCGAATTCGTCTTCAGAGATAAGTTTAAAACGATCTTGGAGGCCGATTTTTATTGGCGGGCGCAGCTCGATGACGGATTGTATTCTTCGTCGCGAGCGCTACTGCGACGCGGCGACCAGACAAATGCACGCTACATCGGCTGGCAGCCTGGAGTAAAGTTAGAATATCGATTTGCACCTAATCTACTGCTTTCTTCCGAGACCTATTTTTTTGCGGCCGGACAGTTTATAAAACAAACAGGCGAAAGTGCAAGCACCTTCTACAATGCGCTTACATTGAAAATTGATCTATAA
- a CDS encoding Crp/Fnr family transcriptional regulator: MDTKLLLDNISKYIDLTTEEEQRFLSMLHYKKVRKRQLLVEETEINKYINFVTSGILRIFLRDSKGFEHNLQFAPPGWWIADVKSFMRQNPGELNIEAIEDSEVCQISKVDLDQLYDVHPKFERFFRILAENSLAAYQQLYVNSMGFTARERYESFCKLYPSLVMQLPQKYIASFIGVTPEFFSKMMFQMQKKK, translated from the coding sequence ATGGATACAAAACTTTTATTAGACAATATTTCAAAATACATCGACCTTACAACAGAAGAAGAACAACGTTTCCTTTCTATGTTGCACTATAAAAAAGTCCGAAAAAGACAGCTACTCGTTGAGGAAACGGAAATCAATAAATATATCAATTTTGTAACGTCTGGTATTCTTCGTATTTTTTTACGAGACAGTAAAGGCTTCGAACACAATCTCCAGTTTGCCCCTCCGGGCTGGTGGATAGCGGATGTGAAGAGTTTTATGCGTCAAAATCCTGGCGAATTAAACATAGAAGCAATCGAAGATAGCGAGGTGTGTCAAATTTCAAAGGTCGATTTAGATCAGCTATATGATGTTCATCCCAAATTTGAACGCTTTTTTCGTATTCTCGCCGAAAATTCACTTGCGGCCTACCAGCAATTGTATGTCAATAGTATGGGATTCACGGCGCGAGAGCGTTACGAAAGTTTCTGTAAGCTCTATCCCTCTCTGGTAATGCAGCTACCGCAGAAGTATATCGCTTCATTCATTGGTGTCACACCTGAATTCTTTAGCAAGATGATGTTTCAAATGCAAAAAAAGAAATAG
- a CDS encoding Na+/H+ antiporter: MQKDLLLILGLLMIVMLLVMVAQRIRIAYPIFLVIAGLGISFIPGVPEVKLDPEVIFLFFLPPILYEAAWYTSWNDFWKWKRPIAFLALGLVLVTSSVVAYASTVLIPGFTLALGFLLGGIISPPDAIAATTVLKGMKVPRRTGTILEGESLVNDASSLIVFRFALLTIFTGTFSIQAAVGQFFVVAGMGIVVGILLAHLFYVIHRFLPTTPAIDATFTIITPYVLYLTAEHFHFSGVMAVVSGGLFMSFRSHEIFKTGMTRVNMVGVWETLIFTMNALLFIMIGLELPEVIRGLGETSIVQGIQYGLIISLIVIVVRILWVYPLAHVPRWVSSAARKDVSPGWKNPLIIGWAGMRGVVSLATALSIPTVVYAQMAFPFRNLIIFITFIVIFITLVFQGLTLPLLIKWIKIDEIDPVSSSHEQQMGIQKILDQVAKDELERNDALQIEQNSFLRNLNQRLNDNLAIEQLHLTATELHDQKQKELNEYHGILADIFKLQRKALVNMRKQKLYSEEEIRKAESSLDLKELKIAGYKHF, translated from the coding sequence ATGCAAAAAGATTTACTTTTAATATTAGGTTTACTGATGATCGTGATGTTATTGGTCATGGTAGCCCAACGTATACGGATTGCATATCCAATTTTTCTCGTGATAGCGGGTTTAGGGATAAGTTTTATTCCTGGGGTTCCGGAAGTTAAGCTGGATCCTGAGGTCATTTTCCTGTTCTTTCTTCCTCCTATTCTTTATGAGGCCGCCTGGTATACTTCCTGGAACGACTTTTGGAAATGGAAACGCCCAATAGCATTTTTAGCACTGGGCTTGGTGCTGGTTACTTCTTCGGTGGTCGCCTATGCTTCAACGGTTTTGATTCCTGGATTTACGTTGGCCTTGGGCTTTTTACTGGGGGGCATCATTTCTCCACCCGACGCGATAGCTGCAACGACCGTGCTGAAGGGGATGAAAGTTCCGAGACGGACCGGTACAATTTTGGAAGGAGAGAGTCTCGTGAACGATGCCTCCTCACTTATCGTATTTCGCTTTGCACTGCTAACGATTTTTACGGGAACATTTTCTATTCAGGCAGCAGTGGGACAATTCTTTGTTGTGGCCGGAATGGGAATTGTAGTCGGAATCCTGCTGGCTCACTTATTTTACGTGATCCATCGTTTTCTGCCCACAACACCAGCAATTGATGCTACCTTCACCATCATAACACCGTATGTATTGTATCTGACAGCGGAACATTTCCATTTTTCTGGGGTTATGGCTGTGGTGAGTGGAGGCCTGTTTATGTCTTTCCGCTCCCATGAAATTTTTAAAACAGGTATGACACGCGTGAATATGGTAGGTGTCTGGGAAACACTTATATTCACGATGAATGCCCTGTTGTTTATCATGATTGGCCTTGAGTTACCCGAAGTCATTCGCGGACTAGGCGAAACCTCTATCGTGCAGGGTATTCAGTACGGGCTCATCATCAGTCTGATTGTTATTGTAGTCCGAATTTTGTGGGTATATCCTTTGGCTCACGTGCCCCGTTGGGTAAGCTCAGCGGCTAGAAAAGATGTAAGTCCGGGTTGGAAAAATCCGCTTATTATCGGATGGGCTGGCATGCGTGGTGTGGTCTCCTTGGCGACGGCTCTATCAATTCCTACAGTAGTCTATGCGCAAATGGCATTTCCTTTTAGGAATTTAATCATATTTATCACCTTTATTGTCATCTTTATTACACTGGTATTTCAGGGATTAACTCTACCCTTACTTATCAAATGGATAAAAATAGACGAAATAGATCCTGTATCGTCGTCACATGAACAACAAATGGGGATACAGAAAATCTTGGATCAGGTCGCCAAGGATGAGCTGGAACGCAACGATGCATTGCAGATTGAACAGAACAGTTTCTTGAGAAACTTGAATCAAAGACTGAACGATAACCTGGCCATAGAACAGTTGCATTTGACAGCCACAGAATTGCACGATCAAAAACAAAAGGAACTTAATGAATATCACGGTATTTTGGCGGATATTTTCAAATTACAACGAAAAGCACTTGTTAATATGAGAAAGCAAAAGCTGTACAGTGAAGAAGAAATTCGGAAAGCAGAATCTTCTTTAGATCTGAAAGAGTTAAAAATAGCTGGTTACAAACATTTTTAA
- a CDS encoding (4Fe-4S)-binding protein, whose product MRYKFEEPIIGTGGTTKYQCEMKWRNGRFIVDEPVKNGGRDLGPDPFTLLLSSLTSCTIITLRMYIDNKGWDVAKIVVKSNLFQTTSGGKTTYVIDRDISFPESVLSSEQKDRLLEIAQHCPISKLLEGDTKIRTFLYHDEDVEKKMHYSNENLTVVWKPELCKHSARCVTQLPAVFNLKERPWINVNGADTAALIEQVKRCPTGALSIEYTNS is encoded by the coding sequence ATGCGCTATAAATTTGAAGAACCAATTATTGGAACTGGCGGGACGACAAAGTATCAATGCGAAATGAAATGGCGTAACGGCCGCTTTATCGTTGATGAGCCAGTAAAAAATGGTGGTCGTGATTTAGGACCAGACCCGTTTACGCTATTATTGAGTTCACTTACATCCTGTACAATTATCACGCTACGGATGTACATTGATAATAAAGGCTGGGATGTAGCGAAAATTGTTGTCAAATCCAATTTATTTCAGACTACCTCAGGCGGAAAGACAACTTATGTGATCGATCGGGATATCTCCTTTCCGGAAAGTGTATTGTCTTCCGAACAAAAGGACCGTTTGTTGGAAATTGCACAGCATTGCCCCATTTCAAAACTTTTGGAAGGCGATACAAAAATTAGAACCTTCTTATATCATGACGAAGACGTTGAAAAGAAAATGCATTATAGCAATGAAAATCTGACGGTCGTATGGAAGCCCGAGTTGTGTAAACATTCAGCCCGCTGCGTGACACAGTTACCAGCTGTGTTTAATTTAAAGGAACGTCCATGGATTAATGTGAATGGTGCAGACACAGCGGCGTTGATTGAACAAGTAAAGCGCTGTCCTACTGGGGCGCTTTCTATTGAATACACGAACTCATAG
- a CDS encoding hydrolase → MASFPIRDQKNDHLLTPENSALVIIDFQPVQVNSINSMDRQLLVNNIVGTAKMAKLYNLPIVLTTVNVSTGLNEDTIGQLREVLDGVTSIDRTSINAWEDKEFVAAVKATGRKKLIMAALWTEVCLAFPALDALKEGFEVYPVVDAVGGVTKVAHDAGLRRIEQAGAIPVTTPMLFCEMQRDWNRSETAAGFMNLFIETGGTAGLSFYSHLHK, encoded by the coding sequence ATGGCAAGTTTTCCAATTCGTGATCAAAAAAATGATCATCTTTTAACCCCTGAAAATTCAGCATTGGTTATTATCGATTTTCAACCAGTTCAAGTGAATTCGATTAATTCGATGGACAGACAATTGTTGGTGAACAACATTGTTGGTACTGCTAAAATGGCGAAGTTATATAATTTGCCAATTGTGTTAACGACAGTGAATGTATCTACTGGCTTAAACGAAGATACCATCGGTCAATTACGAGAAGTTTTGGATGGTGTAACCTCAATCGACCGTACTTCCATCAACGCTTGGGAAGATAAAGAATTTGTTGCAGCTGTAAAGGCAACTGGTCGTAAGAAGTTAATTATGGCAGCACTCTGGACTGAAGTATGTCTTGCATTCCCGGCACTTGATGCGCTAAAAGAAGGTTTTGAAGTTTATCCTGTGGTAGACGCTGTAGGTGGTGTAACAAAAGTTGCCCATGATGCAGGTTTACGTCGTATCGAACAGGCAGGTGCTATTCCGGTAACCACACCTATGTTGTTCTGTGAAATGCAACGTGACTGGAACCGGTCTGAAACTGCAGCAGGATTCATGAACCTATTTATTGAAACTGGTGGTACAGCAGGTCTTTCTTTCTATTCCCACCTGCACAAGTAA
- a CDS encoding Crp/Fnr family transcriptional regulator, translating to MLYENILKNVSKCITLTEEEIQIFTGLLTVRKVPKKTLLLQEGEVCQFEGYLQKGCVRIYYLDENGFEVTLAFAVEDWWISDIASFHYHTPSSLYMETLEDSELLVLTPETKETLLLDVPKFERVFRMLVQRRLTVLQNRLIHTMAKPAADRYLEFIALYPTISQRIPQYYIASYLGVSPEFVSIIRKRLATKK from the coding sequence ATGCTATACGAAAATATTCTTAAGAATGTGTCAAAGTGTATTACCTTGACGGAAGAGGAAATCCAAATTTTTACGGGATTGTTAACGGTACGCAAGGTGCCCAAGAAAACACTACTGTTGCAAGAAGGGGAGGTTTGCCAATTTGAGGGATATCTCCAAAAAGGCTGTGTCAGGATTTACTATCTTGATGAGAATGGTTTTGAAGTGACCCTTGCCTTTGCTGTCGAGGATTGGTGGATTAGTGATATTGCATCGTTTCATTACCATACGCCATCAAGTTTATATATGGAAACGCTGGAAGATAGTGAACTACTGGTGTTAACTCCGGAAACTAAAGAAACACTTTTGCTCGATGTTCCCAAATTTGAACGCGTATTTCGGATGCTCGTGCAACGTAGACTAACCGTTCTGCAGAATAGACTCATCCACACGATGGCAAAACCCGCTGCAGATCGCTACCTGGAATTTATCGCTTTGTATCCGACCATCTCCCAACGGATACCACAATATTATATTGCTTCTTATTTGGGGGTATCACCTGAATTTGTGAGCATTATTCGTAAAAGACTTGCCACGAAAAAATAA
- a CDS encoding response regulator transcription factor, producing the protein MTKDKIDILLIEDEPDLGEVFSRYLRYKGFTVRWESTVQGGWAGFQAYTVKLLIIDVQLPDGNGFDLAERMIQFNPGQPIFFLTALHERTSRLKGLSLGAVDYIAKPFDMEEILLKIRNLLTVANVTESGILSETELKIGELSLNMEQYSLSDGRGGCQKLTVREAELLGHLIRNKNLLVNKKELLLQFWGNTDFFNGKSLEVFISRLRKALQRDDNLHIESIYGVGYILHENKTVQDV; encoded by the coding sequence ATGACAAAAGACAAGATTGATATCCTTTTGATCGAAGACGAACCTGATTTGGGCGAAGTTTTCTCACGTTATTTGCGATACAAGGGCTTTACGGTACGCTGGGAAAGTACAGTGCAAGGAGGCTGGGCGGGTTTTCAGGCTTATACGGTCAAATTACTTATTATTGATGTGCAGTTACCTGACGGCAATGGTTTTGATCTGGCGGAGCGAATGATACAATTTAATCCTGGGCAACCCATTTTCTTTTTAACAGCACTTCATGAACGTACATCGCGGCTCAAAGGGCTTAGTTTGGGTGCTGTTGATTATATTGCCAAACCCTTTGACATGGAGGAGATCTTGTTAAAAATCCGTAATTTATTGACCGTTGCGAATGTGACCGAATCGGGAATCCTATCTGAAACCGAGCTGAAGATTGGAGAACTATCCCTCAACATGGAGCAATACAGCTTGAGCGATGGAAGGGGCGGTTGTCAGAAATTAACGGTTCGGGAAGCTGAATTGTTGGGGCATCTTATCCGGAACAAAAATCTACTTGTCAATAAAAAAGAGCTTCTACTTCAGTTTTGGGGCAATACGGATTTTTTTAATGGCAAAAGTTTGGAAGTTTTCATTTCGCGCTTACGTAAAGCTTTGCAGCGGGATGATAACCTTCATATTGAAAGTATCTATGGAGTAGGGTATATATTGCACGAAAATAAAACTGTTCAAGACGTTTAA
- a CDS encoding HAMP domain-containing sensor histidine kinase has translation MKSTGKNIYPWAFGTSFLILTVLIGFLIFNTYKLEDKNYQIGQLNRIQNAYGAAIMDDKIFPGGDAIFQTTLVPCLPIWYEKKINDSADADEYGSRCMNDFLDRMRRQQSLDSIFRQIVHAQRLDTTLVYLFHFDKLEIYKSKDRIWKTFYEAASNDRTGLISGTLKRGTDNNRVFQLSVSDKNPIPYRFTYSLYVDYENRDWRIVQRMVPVFLLSLACIVVIVLLSYRTYSNWINQRKLADLKTSFLNHMRHEFNTPLTTILISAHSLIDRETGKDDMEVTQLGRIVERQAKRLKAYFEQVMGAVALQEQQTKIVSVSIDRLTQQILDELQLRYRGEIEIQYEPLVADVKINLDEDYYFSILDNLVSNAIKFNNNHNKMIRFTWKQRDHQYSLRIADNGIGIATADQRAIFTAFYRGKLAGNKPGLGLGLYYVKSYLDRLGWRIHIEAGKSGSGTIFYIYMGN, from the coding sequence ATGAAGAGTACCGGCAAGAATATATATCCCTGGGCATTTGGAACAAGCTTTCTGATTCTGACGGTTTTGATCGGTTTTCTTATCTTCAACACCTATAAACTCGAAGATAAGAATTATCAGATTGGACAGCTCAACCGGATTCAGAATGCATATGGAGCTGCTATTATGGACGATAAGATATTCCCTGGCGGGGATGCCATATTCCAAACCACATTAGTGCCTTGTTTGCCGATATGGTATGAAAAAAAAATAAATGACTCCGCAGATGCAGACGAGTACGGTAGCCGTTGTATGAATGACTTTTTGGATCGAATGCGAAGGCAGCAGTCGTTAGACAGTATCTTTCGTCAGATTGTACATGCGCAACGGCTTGATACGACACTTGTTTACCTATTTCATTTTGATAAATTGGAAATATATAAGTCAAAAGATCGTATCTGGAAGACTTTTTATGAGGCTGCAAGTAATGATCGTACAGGTCTAATCAGTGGTACCCTCAAACGCGGGACGGACAATAATAGGGTATTTCAACTGTCTGTTAGTGACAAAAATCCGATTCCTTATCGTTTTACGTATAGCCTCTACGTTGATTACGAAAATAGAGACTGGCGTATTGTCCAACGTATGGTGCCCGTGTTTTTACTCTCCTTAGCCTGTATTGTTGTGATCGTATTATTGAGTTATCGAACCTATAGCAATTGGATCAACCAACGCAAACTTGCAGATCTGAAAACGAGTTTTCTGAATCATATGCGCCATGAATTTAATACACCGCTGACGACGATTTTGATCAGTGCACATAGTTTGATCGACCGTGAGACAGGAAAAGACGATATGGAGGTGACACAACTTGGGCGCATCGTGGAAAGACAAGCCAAGCGGCTCAAAGCTTATTTTGAACAGGTCATGGGAGCTGTTGCGTTACAGGAACAACAGACTAAAATCGTATCGGTTTCTATTGATCGGTTGACACAGCAAATATTAGATGAACTTCAGTTGCGCTACCGAGGAGAAATTGAAATTCAATATGAACCTCTTGTTGCTGATGTGAAGATAAACCTTGATGAAGATTATTATTTTTCAATCTTAGATAATTTGGTTTCCAATGCGATAAAATTTAACAATAATCATAACAAGATGATCCGGTTTACCTGGAAACAGCGGGATCATCAATATAGTCTCAGAATAGCGGATAACGGGATTGGGATCGCTACTGCAGATCAGAGAGCTATATTTACAGCATTTTATAGAGGGAAATTAGCAGGCAATAAACCTGGACTGGGGCTTGGACTTTATTATGTTAAATCTTACTTGGATAGGTTGGGTTGGAGGATTCATATCGAGGCGGGTAAGTCTGGTTCCGGCACTATTTTTTATATTTACATGGGCAACTAA